Proteins from one Phalacrocorax carbo chromosome 30, bPhaCar2.1, whole genome shotgun sequence genomic window:
- the LPAR2 gene encoding lysophosphatidic acid receptor 2 isoform X1: MLNVKSGCGGCAFRTAAMKPCFYNESVEFFYNNSRKELTKHWRTKDVLVVALGLTVSVIVLLTNLLVITAIIINRRFHYPIYYLLGNLAAADLFAGIAYMFLMFHTGPRTAELSVKTWFIRQSLLDTSLTASVVNLLAIAVERHQTVFTMQLHSKMSNQRVMILIFCIWVTALLLGLIPSYGWHCLCDLEKCSSMAPLYSRSYLTFWAISNLVIFLIMVVVYTHIFIYVKRKMTRMSKHTSFHPRYKETMISLVKTVTIILSAFVICWTPGQVVLLLDGLGCKSCNVLAVEKYVLLLAEINSLINAIVYSYRDNEMRSTFRRILCFVCYRNSKYTPTVVKLNTTDRGTPSQNGHFTVDSSI, from the exons ATGCTAAACGTCAAGTCTGGATGCGGTGGTTGTGCTTTCAG GACAGCAGCGATGAAGCCCTGTTTTTACAATGAGTCTGTGGAGTTCTTCTACAACAACAGCCGCAAAGAGCTGACCAAGCACTGGAGGACGAAGGATGTCCTGGTGGTTGCCCTGGGCCTGACAGTGAGTGTCATTGTGCTCCTGACCAACCTGCTGGTCATCACCGCTATCATCATCAACCGGCGTTTCCACTACCCCATCTACTACCTGCTGGGGAACTTGGCAGCCGCCGACCTCTTTGCTGGCATCGCGTACATGTTTCTCATGTTCCACACGGGGCCCAGGACAGCAGAGCTCTCCGTGAAGACCTGGTTCATCCGCCAGAGCCTCCTGGACACCAGCTTGACCGCCTCTGTGGTGAACCTGCTCGCAATCGCTGTCGAAAGGCACCAGACTGTTTTCACTATGCAGTTACACAGCAAAATGTCCAACCAGCGTGTGATGATCCTAATCTTCTGTATTTGGGTCACGGCCTTGCTCCTGGGGCTCATCCCATCCTATGGCTGGCACTGCCTCTGTGACCTGGAGAAGTGCTCCAGCATGGCTCCGCTCTACAGCAGGAGCTACCTGACCTTCTGGGCCATCTCCAACCTGGTCATCTTCCTCATCATGGTGGTTGTCTACACGCACATCTTCATCTATGTCAAAAGGAAGATGACGCGGATGTCCAAGCACACTAGCTTCCACCCCCGCTACAAGGAGACCATGATCAGCCTTGTCAAGACGGTCACTATTATCCTAA GTGCTTTTGTCATCTGCTGGACCCCAGGACAAGTTGTGCTCCTCCTCGACGGCTTGGGCTGCAAGAGCTGCAATGTTCTAGCGGTGGAGAAATACGTCCTCTTGCTGGCAGAGATCAACTCGTTGATAAACGCTATTGTCTACTCTTACAGGGACAACGAGATGCGTAGCACCTTCCGGAGGATCCTCTGCTTTGTCTGTTACAGGAATTCCAAATACACCCCCACGGTGGTGAAGTTAAACACCACGGACCGCGGAACACCCTCCCAGAATGGGCACTTCACTGTGGATTCCTCGATTTAG
- the LPAR2 gene encoding lysophosphatidic acid receptor 2 isoform X2 codes for MKPCFYNESVEFFYNNSRKELTKHWRTKDVLVVALGLTVSVIVLLTNLLVITAIIINRRFHYPIYYLLGNLAAADLFAGIAYMFLMFHTGPRTAELSVKTWFIRQSLLDTSLTASVVNLLAIAVERHQTVFTMQLHSKMSNQRVMILIFCIWVTALLLGLIPSYGWHCLCDLEKCSSMAPLYSRSYLTFWAISNLVIFLIMVVVYTHIFIYVKRKMTRMSKHTSFHPRYKETMISLVKTVTIILSAFVICWTPGQVVLLLDGLGCKSCNVLAVEKYVLLLAEINSLINAIVYSYRDNEMRSTFRRILCFVCYRNSKYTPTVVKLNTTDRGTPSQNGHFTVDSSI; via the exons ATGAAGCCCTGTTTTTACAATGAGTCTGTGGAGTTCTTCTACAACAACAGCCGCAAAGAGCTGACCAAGCACTGGAGGACGAAGGATGTCCTGGTGGTTGCCCTGGGCCTGACAGTGAGTGTCATTGTGCTCCTGACCAACCTGCTGGTCATCACCGCTATCATCATCAACCGGCGTTTCCACTACCCCATCTACTACCTGCTGGGGAACTTGGCAGCCGCCGACCTCTTTGCTGGCATCGCGTACATGTTTCTCATGTTCCACACGGGGCCCAGGACAGCAGAGCTCTCCGTGAAGACCTGGTTCATCCGCCAGAGCCTCCTGGACACCAGCTTGACCGCCTCTGTGGTGAACCTGCTCGCAATCGCTGTCGAAAGGCACCAGACTGTTTTCACTATGCAGTTACACAGCAAAATGTCCAACCAGCGTGTGATGATCCTAATCTTCTGTATTTGGGTCACGGCCTTGCTCCTGGGGCTCATCCCATCCTATGGCTGGCACTGCCTCTGTGACCTGGAGAAGTGCTCCAGCATGGCTCCGCTCTACAGCAGGAGCTACCTGACCTTCTGGGCCATCTCCAACCTGGTCATCTTCCTCATCATGGTGGTTGTCTACACGCACATCTTCATCTATGTCAAAAGGAAGATGACGCGGATGTCCAAGCACACTAGCTTCCACCCCCGCTACAAGGAGACCATGATCAGCCTTGTCAAGACGGTCACTATTATCCTAA GTGCTTTTGTCATCTGCTGGACCCCAGGACAAGTTGTGCTCCTCCTCGACGGCTTGGGCTGCAAGAGCTGCAATGTTCTAGCGGTGGAGAAATACGTCCTCTTGCTGGCAGAGATCAACTCGTTGATAAACGCTATTGTCTACTCTTACAGGGACAACGAGATGCGTAGCACCTTCCGGAGGATCCTCTGCTTTGTCTGTTACAGGAATTCCAAATACACCCCCACGGTGGTGAAGTTAAACACCACGGACCGCGGAACACCCTCCCAGAATGGGCACTTCACTGTGGATTCCTCGATTTAG
- the LPAR2 gene encoding lysophosphatidic acid receptor 2 isoform X3, translating to MLNVKSGCGGCAFRTAAMKPCFYNESVEFFYNNSRKELTKHWRTKDVLVVALGLTVSVIVLLTNLLVITAIIINRRFHYPIYYLLGNLAAADLFAGIAYMFLMFHTGPRTAELSVKTWFIRQSLLDTSLTASVVNLLAIAVERHQTVFTMQLHSKMSNQRVMILIFCIWVTALLLGLIPSYGWHCLCDLEKCSSMAPLYSRSYLTFWAISNLVIFLIMVVVYTHIFIYVKRKMTRMSKHTSFHPRYKETMISLVKTVTIILRTTRCVAPSGGSSALSVTGIPNTPPRW from the exons ATGCTAAACGTCAAGTCTGGATGCGGTGGTTGTGCTTTCAG GACAGCAGCGATGAAGCCCTGTTTTTACAATGAGTCTGTGGAGTTCTTCTACAACAACAGCCGCAAAGAGCTGACCAAGCACTGGAGGACGAAGGATGTCCTGGTGGTTGCCCTGGGCCTGACAGTGAGTGTCATTGTGCTCCTGACCAACCTGCTGGTCATCACCGCTATCATCATCAACCGGCGTTTCCACTACCCCATCTACTACCTGCTGGGGAACTTGGCAGCCGCCGACCTCTTTGCTGGCATCGCGTACATGTTTCTCATGTTCCACACGGGGCCCAGGACAGCAGAGCTCTCCGTGAAGACCTGGTTCATCCGCCAGAGCCTCCTGGACACCAGCTTGACCGCCTCTGTGGTGAACCTGCTCGCAATCGCTGTCGAAAGGCACCAGACTGTTTTCACTATGCAGTTACACAGCAAAATGTCCAACCAGCGTGTGATGATCCTAATCTTCTGTATTTGGGTCACGGCCTTGCTCCTGGGGCTCATCCCATCCTATGGCTGGCACTGCCTCTGTGACCTGGAGAAGTGCTCCAGCATGGCTCCGCTCTACAGCAGGAGCTACCTGACCTTCTGGGCCATCTCCAACCTGGTCATCTTCCTCATCATGGTGGTTGTCTACACGCACATCTTCATCTATGTCAAAAGGAAGATGACGCGGATGTCCAAGCACACTAGCTTCCACCCCCGCTACAAGGAGACCATGATCAGCCTTGTCAAGACGGTCACTATTATCCTAA GGACAACGAGATGCGTAGCACCTTCCGGAGGATCCTCTGCTTTGTCTGTTACAGGAATTCCAAATACACCCCCACGGTGGTGA